Sequence from the Nocardia cyriacigeorgica GUH-2 genome:
CCGCGCCATCACCGATACCAGGCTGCTCACCCGGGCGTTGCTGGTGCTCGGCGGGGTGATCGTCGGGTTCGGGCTGCATTCGGTACTGCACGTGGCGCCGTCGATCGTCGCACTGCTCGGTGCCGGGGCGATGGTGCTGATCTCGCGGCTCGACGTCGGCGAGATCCTGCGCGAAGTGGAGTGGGGGACATTGGTCTTCTTCATGGGGCTGTTCGTGATGGTGGCCGGGCTGGTGCATACCGGTGTCATCGACCGGATCGGTGACGCCGCGGTGGCCGCGTTCGGCGACAATCCGTTGCTCGCATCGGCGACGCTGGTGTTCGGTTCGGCGATCGTCGCGTCGTTCATCGACAACATCCCGTACACGACGACGATGGCGCCAGTGGTGGAGGGCCTCGTCGGGCAGACGCCCGATCCGGTTGAGGGGCAAGCGTTGTGGTGGTCGTTCGCCTTCGGCGCGGGCTTCAGCGGAAACGGGACGGCGGTCGCGGCCAGCGCCAACGTCGTCGCGCTGGATATCGCCCGTCGCGCGGGTCACCCGATCACCTTCTGGCAGTTCACCCGCTACGGCATCGTGGTGACGGCGTTGAGCAGCGTGCTCGCGTGGGCTTACGTCGCGATGCGCTACTTCTGACCGGCCCGGCGCCAGTGCGCGAGGAGCACCGGTACGACCACATCCCAGACGGAGCTATCCAGTGCTTGTGAATTGCAGCCACTGGATACCCCAGAAGGGGTGCTTGTGAAATGCAACCGTGCTATCGGGCCGTGTCGGGATGGGGTTGGGACAACAGCCCATCGAGCACAGGGACCTGGGTGGGCGGAACTTTGATGTCCATCTCGATCACATCACCTCCGACGGAGGTGAACTCGAACGAAAAGAAGGAGCAGCAGGCCGTCTCGCGAGCGGCGAGGTTGCGTGCGGTCTGCTCGGCTTCGGCGCGCAGGGTCAGCCGGACGTGGGTGGGGGAGAGGCGGTCGACGGAGGTCAGCGCGGCGGCGAACAGGTTCTCGAACTCCGCCTCGCGCAATAGTTGTTCGGCTGTCGGGAGGGTGCATGCATCGACCGGCGCCCATGTGGGGCCGGGACCGCTGTCGGCCGACGGATTCACGTCGCCGCCATCCGGGTTGTGCGGTGGGAGTAGTTCGGCGATCAGTTGTTCGACTCGCGCTCTGATTTGGTCCCGGATCGGGCGGACGGCCTCGATACCCTGACCTGCGGGGTCGTCGAGCACCCAGTCGCGGTAGCTGACACCCGGGAAGAAGGGGCAGGTGTCGCCGCAGCCCATGGTGATCACCACGTCGGAGGTTTCGACGGCCTCGGGGGTCAGGATTTTCGGTTGCTGGGCTGAGATGTCGATGCCTAGTTCGGCCATTGCCTGCACCGCGACCGGGTTGATGGATGCCGCCGGGGCGCTGCCGGCCGAGCGGACTTCGATGGCGTCGCCGGCGAGGTGGGCGAGGAAGCCGGCGGCCATCTGGGAGCGGCCCGCGTTGTGTACGCAGACGAACAGGACGCTGGGTTTGTCTGCCATGTGGTGGACCTTTCGGACGGTTCGGTGGCGCCGGTTAGGCAGGTTCGGTTATGCCGGTGGTCGAGTTCGTGAAGCGTTTGCGCAGTGCCAGCGACACATACACAAGGCCCACCAGGACCGGCACCTCGATGAGTGGCCCGACCACACCGGCGAGGGCCTGGCCCGAGGCGGCGCCGAAGGTGGCGATGGCTACGGCGATGGCGAGTTCGAAGTTGTTGCCCGCGGCGGTGAAGGCGAGGGTGGTGGTGCGGGCGTAGCCGAGGCCGAGGGTGGCGCCGAGCAGGTAGCCGCCGCCCCACATGATCGCGAAGTAGGCCAGCAGCGGGACGGCGATGCGCACGACATCCCAGGGGCGGGCGGTGATCTGCTCGCCTTGCAGGGCGAACAGGATCACGATGGTGAACAGCAGCCCGTACAGCGCCCACGGGCCGAGCCGGGGGAGCAGGGTGGACTCGTACCAGGAACGGCTCCTGGCCTTTTCGCCGAAGTGCCGGGTCAGGAATCCGGCCAGTAGGGGGATGCCGAGGAAGATCAGCACGGATTTCGCGATCTGCCAGGGCGAGGCGTCGATGGTGGCTTGTTCGAGGCCGAGCCAACCGGGCAGCACCGACAGGTAGAACCAGCCCAGCGCCGCGAACATGATCACCTGGAAGATCGAGTTCAGTGCGACGAGTACGGCGGCGGCTTCGCGATCACCGCAGGCCAGGTCGTTCCAGATGATGACCATGGCGATGCAGCGCGCGAGTCCGACGATGATCAGACCGGTCCGGTACTCCGGCAGATCCGGCAGCAGCAACCACGCCAGCGCGAACATCAGCGCCGGGCCGAGCACCCAGTTCAAGACCAGTGAACCGAGTAGGAGTGCGCGGTCGCCGGTGACGGTATCGAGCCGGTCGTAGCGAACCTTCGCCAGCACCGGGTACATCATGATGAGCAACCCGAGCGCGATCGGCAGCGAGATCCCGTCGACCTCCACCGCGCTCAGCGCATCGCCGAGGCCGGGAATCATCCGCCCGAGCAGTAGCCCGCCCACCATCGCCGCGCCGATCCACACTGGCAGGAACCGGTCGAGCGTGGAGAGCTTGCCGGCGACCGGCGCTGTCTCGGTGCCGACGCTCACGCCCGCACCTCCAAGGTACCGCTGTCGGCCAGCAGCACATCCGACAGCCGCCGCAAGGCCTCGGGCACCACGCGGTAGTACACCCACGACGCCCGGCGCTCACTAGCGAGCAACCCGGCTTCCCGCAGCACTTTCAGATGGTGCGAGATCGTCGGCTGACTCACCTCGATCCCCGCCGACAGATCGCACACGCACGCTTCCTGACCTGCGCGACTGGCGATACTGCTGAGCAAGCGCAGCCGCACCGGATCCGACAGCGCCTTGAACACCGCGGCAAGCTCGGCCGCCGATTCCGCACCCAGCGGCTCCCGGATCATGGGGGCGCCGGCGCATTGAGGTAGCGGTTCCGGATTCGACATGCATCGATATTGACGTATATCGAATCAGTTCGCAAGACGCGGTCCGTCTGTGGGCGAGTGGTCGCCGCTTGGCCTGCCTGCGAGGATCTGCGGGGTGATCACCGAGCATGCGCTGTTGACTGTCCTACCGGGCCGCGAGGCCGAGTTCGAAACCGCGTTCGGGCAGGCACGCGCGATCATCGCGGCGATGCCGGGTTTCCGCGAGCTGACGCTGTCGCGGTCGATCGAGGCTCCCGGCACCTACCTGTTGCTCGTCGGATGGGACCGGCTCGAGGATCACACAGTCGGTTTCCGGCAGTCACCGGAGTATCAGCGCTGGAAGGCGTTGCTGCATCACTTCTATGACCCCTTCCCGGACGTCACGCATTTCCGCCGGGTGTACTGACCCGCTCAGAGCATCGGGAGGTTCGGCGGGATCTGGAGGGCGACGGTCACCAGGGAGTGCACGCGGGCGGCGATGATCTCGAGTAGGCCTTGGATTTCGGCGGGGGCGGTTTCGGCCGCGGTCCTGAGGTTCTTGAGGTCCCCGTCGAGCTGGGCGAGGGCCTTGCCGGTGTCGCCGGGGCGGGCCGCGAGGGCGGCTGCGATCTCTTCCAGCGGGATGCCCTGGGCTTCCAGGCGCTGGATGAGGTGGATGCGGTCGACGTCGCCGGGGTGGTAGAGGCGGTAGCCGCCGGAGGTGCGTTCGGCGGGGGTGAGCAGGCCGAGGCCGGTGTAGTAGTCGATGGTCCGGTTGCTGACTCCCGCGCGGGTGGCCAATTCGCCGATGCGGACCAGAGTGTCGGGCATGGGCCTCCTTTCGCGCGGCGGTGAAACGATACAGCGCGTGCCGGGGCCGGCCTGCGAGGAGCGTCACGAGATACGCAAACCATACAGTTGCGCGTGTTACTGTGGGACCGCGATGACCACTTATCTGTCGGCCGAGTCGATCACCCACCTGGCGCTGCTGCCCGGTTTCCTGGACCCGGTGAACCTGCTGAATTCCTTCGGTACCTGGATGCTCGTCGGCCTGCTGGCCGTCGTCTTCATCGAGTCCGGGCTACTGTTCCCGCTGCTGCCGGGCGATTCGCTGCTGTTCACGGCCGGACTCATCGCAGCCTCGAAATCCACCGAGATCGAGCCGTTCGCGCCGATCTGGTTGCTGCTGATCCTGATTCCGCTGGCCGCCATCGCCGGGGATCAGGTGGGCTACTTGATCGGAGCGCGCGGCGGCACCGCGCTGTTCAAGAATAACGATGCCCGGCTGTTCAAGAAGAAGTACATCGACGAGTCGCACGAGTTCTTCGAAAA
This genomic interval carries:
- a CDS encoding VTT domain-containing protein yields the protein MTTYLSAESITHLALLPGFLDPVNLLNSFGTWMLVGLLAVVFIESGLLFPLLPGDSLLFTAGLIAASKSTEIEPFAPIWLLLILIPLAAIAGDQVGYLIGARGGTALFKNNDARLFKKKYIDESHEFFEKHGPITIVLARFVPIVRTFAPVVAGASGMRYPVFALYNVVGGVLWGAGVTYLGYLLGQIAVVRDNIDLIFLLIVAVSVLPIVIEVGKRMLGNRASAESGAAEPESAEAEESVRY
- a CDS encoding MerR family transcriptional regulator produces the protein MPDTLVRIGELATRAGVSNRTIDYYTGLGLLTPAERTSGGYRLYHPGDVDRIHLIQRLEAQGIPLEEIAAALAARPGDTGKALAQLDGDLKNLRTAAETAPAEIQGLLEIIAARVHSLVTVALQIPPNLPML
- the arsB gene encoding ACR3 family arsenite efflux transporter; its protein translation is MSVGTETAPVAGKLSTLDRFLPVWIGAAMVGGLLLGRMIPGLGDALSAVEVDGISLPIALGLLIMMYPVLAKVRYDRLDTVTGDRALLLGSLVLNWVLGPALMFALAWLLLPDLPEYRTGLIIVGLARCIAMVIIWNDLACGDREAAAVLVALNSIFQVIMFAALGWFYLSVLPGWLGLEQATIDASPWQIAKSVLIFLGIPLLAGFLTRHFGEKARSRSWYESTLLPRLGPWALYGLLFTIVILFALQGEQITARPWDVVRIAVPLLAYFAIMWGGGYLLGATLGLGYARTTTLAFTAAGNNFELAIAVAIATFGAASGQALAGVVGPLIEVPVLVGLVYVSLALRKRFTNSTTGITEPA
- a CDS encoding ArsR/SmtB family transcription factor, which translates into the protein MSNPEPLPQCAGAPMIREPLGAESAAELAAVFKALSDPVRLRLLSSIASRAGQEACVCDLSAGIEVSQPTISHHLKVLREAGLLASERRASWVYYRVVPEALRRLSDVLLADSGTLEVRA
- a CDS encoding antibiotic biosynthesis monooxygenase family protein; its protein translation is MITEHALLTVLPGREAEFETAFGQARAIIAAMPGFRELTLSRSIEAPGTYLLLVGWDRLEDHTVGFRQSPEYQRWKALLHHFYDPFPDVTHFRRVY